The Ananas comosus cultivar F153 linkage group 20, ASM154086v1, whole genome shotgun sequence region acatataaatatataatttatcaaattaagaatttttgatatttccaaattaaaaatgaatggACACGCTCAAACGAAAACCATTTTTGAGATCGACTATTaaactctataattttttattaaacattttgaactttatttattttaatgtagTTATTTTGTCagtttaatttaaagttttattacGTTTgcgattttatcaaattcaaacTCTGTTTGAGCAAACATAAAATGAATTccaattgaaaataaataaaaaggttaaaataaggagtattttgttttattaaggCCCGCTcaatttctaattttctaaaattaaataaactttatcaaaaaattaaattttattaaatttattaataatttaaaaaaatttaaaaattttagttgctTTTAGCGAATAAAACTAGACCACCTgacaattaataaataaaaaaattattaattatggtaaaatttttaaaataactcaATATGAAAACtcaaatgaaaaaattataaaagtttttgatctgaaaaaattaaaaagtcacTAAATAACTAAACtagatatttaaattaaaatttttgtaaatttagtaTTAATTTTGTTAGCTCCATTCATTTTGGATAAGAGTAGCAAAGAAATATTGATTTTTGGATTAGTATGAAAATTACACTAATCTATAGGTATACAAGTAGCTAGCATTGCTCTTATCCAAAATGAATGGAGCTAACAAAATTAAtactaaatttacaaaaattttaatttaaatatctgAACAAAAGTTCTTAAATAGAAATCATTCaagaaattaaaatgaaaaagttgaAAAAGTATTTCAAACTAGTGTACAACGGAGGGTGTATATATNTAATAGTtgagataaattttgtatatttttatcaaaagttTTGTTGGAAAAGTAATCCAAACTTATCAAAAGTTTTGTTTATCAATAGTAGGATTtgtaattatttcaaataatagttaaaattaattagatgaataaacTATAGTAAAAATAACTGCATAAGACCGAGGGTATGTGTCGCTCAGtgctttttattaataaaatattagtttagctttttttttaatattttcattttcatattattttattttagaattttagatCCTAAGTTATATAATCAGTATCGACACAAATACCGATTTCAATAATTGAtatcagaaaaaataaaattggaacAAGTTtactcaaaaataattaaaaagaaaagaaaagaaaattaaaaccaGCTAAGAATTTTCCACTGCATCTCATGACCTCGAATATATACAAGCACACTAAACTCTCAATCAGTTTAATTACAGGAAcaattttattatcattattaattaaaatcagcaaaataaaaagaaaaaaagaaaaagaaaaagaaaaagaaaaactacatTTGAACCACttgtgaattattattattattattttttgaaaatttgaatttatcgACTGCGCAAGAAGAGAGCGGAGCACACCTCGTGGAACGCCTCGAGGATGTCTCTGCGGAGCTCCCGCGCGTTCATGGCGATGTAGCAGTTCAAGAGGCTGCGGAGCTCGCGCGGCTCCCCCATCATCCCCTTCGCCGTGATCACCTCCCACATCGACCTCCTGAAGTCCCCGCGCGGGTCGTACGAGGCCTTGTCCATGGCGATCAACACCACGCACCGCCGCCCCCCGCCTCGCTCGGGCGCGGCGGCCTCGTCGATGAGCCGCTCCAGCCGCGCCTGGACCACGCCGTGCGCGAGGCTCGCGAGGGCGCGGTCCGAGtccgaggaggacgaggaggacgaggacgaggagacGCTGGGGCGCGAGCCGCAGCACAGGGCGCGGCACCGCCGCGTCGACGggttcgtcgtcgtcgtcgtcgtcgtggttGGGTTCGGTAGGGTTTtcgtgctcttcttcttcttcttcctcttcctcctcagcGTGAAAATTTCCATCTCACTGtgtttccctctctctctttctctctctttttcttttttttttttggtttttttttatatttttattttggttttgtgAGGGTAAGGGGAGGTGTCGCAGGGAGTGCGCACCATATGCTCGACGAAATGCTCGCGTGCAAAAGTGTGCTCTGCCGCAGCCTTTCGGTTTCaggtactttttattttttttgaggtCTAATTGCTCGATTAGTCCCTAACATTTATCCTTTTGACACTTCATCCTAACCCCCTTCTCTTTGATCTCTAATTTTGACGAAACAAGTCACGCaacactaataaaatttttcaatagtTTCTGATCAATTTCGGCActgattttttcaaatttttagtgAATACTTAAAAAAGAGTCATAGACATCGTGGGCGAGCTCGAAAATATTGAATTCCATTTCGATTTCATAGtttaaaataagtaaatcaAACATATCCTTACTTTTGAACCAAGCATGTTCgtcttaaaaaaaagatattactataatatttttaattggactaatttgaaTTGAAGGAGAGAAAATTCCTATTTTATTCCTATTACTTTTTATTGCATAGATATCtcaataattttacttttaaatattaacaAGAATATATCAGATTTGTTAAACATTATGATTATAgttaacaaatttatttatcaatatattaaaaataaatctgataGTCACAATGTGATCAAGGCATGGTCCTTTTGGGATGATTATTGATCATGTTGTCTCCTTAGTAAATTTTCTTGCGATGGACCATGACATCATGTATGCTAGTTAGCAGATAATCCAATAACTGGACCCGTATCCGATTTCAAATCCGACCCGAAATATTATGTTTGGGTTCAATGGTTACAGCATAGTAGATGCTATATCTGTAGCATCTACCTGTTGAAATCCAAAAACTCGTCTTAATCATTTTACACTGGCAAATTTAGTTACTACTTTTCAAAACAAAGGGACTTTTACAGTACTTTCCCGGATCTGTTTTCAAATCCTATACAGACTCGGCCTGAACCCGACCCGTTAACTCTCCTGGGCCCTATATGAGAGGCTAGACCTACTCTTTTTAGGGTTATGCAAGCATGCTTATCTTTGAGAATATCTTATTATCCTCAGTGGTTGGAATAAAACTATTCTTTGGATATCTTATGTGACCCTTTTTTTGCCACATACAAGATTTTGCATGTGAGGATATCTCCATTGGGTGAGTTGCTTCTTTGTACAATGCCACTTTGGAATAATCTTTGTTCCCATCATTTGATTGTGTCGGAATAACTATGATTGGGGCAAAGGGGACACAAGCTTTGTACCTTAGCTGGCTCACTTTGGAGTACttatttacttatatttttgGCTTTGGGAATGGTCCCATTGGGATCTTATGATATTGATTTATGAATGGTGGTGAGCTCTTCAAGGTGTTGGTCATTTTAAGAGATATTAAGTTTCACatttttctttgtcttcttgaTGTTTGGCCTGAGGCATGGATTAAAATAATCGGTTATTTATGATGTAGGAAAGTGAAGATCAGATATTGTTATTAACATGTTTGGTTTATGATTGGAATAAAAACGGAAAAAAATATTGGATTGCATTTGAGTCGAAAAATGAAATGACGaatcatctaaaaatatttggtttattATTGAAACGGAAATCAGAATGGGCATTAAAATACCTAGGATTTCAGAGGgctttgattaagagagagaaaagtgataAAGGGAGAGGAATGGGAGGTGTTTGCGAGAGAGGGTGGCAAGATTGGGTCAATGAAATATAGTCGGACCACCGCCAATTTTTTTGGCCCTAAATTTCAAGATTGGCCCAGCCCAAGTAGGCAGGAGGGCCTAAACCGATCCGCTTAAAATTGGACTTGGTAAGCTAAGGTGAGCAAGTCGGGCTTTGAAATACTCAGTGTCTTCGTGTGATAGATTTATAGCAAAGTTTAATGTATCTGTTCTGTGAATAATGATACTCCAATGCTTGGCCGGTGAATAGCAGTCGCAATTGCTACGGTCGTACCGTAGCAAAATCTACTGTGGGCTAGCCCGCCACGGAACTAGGTCAAACTTGCTCTTAGTACCTCACGGCCTAGCGGTTTaactagaaaaagaaaactcaGCATCTTCATATGCCTTTGCCCTACCTTTTCTTAGCCCAGTAAATTAAGTAGTGCACCaatcgtccctagcgcaagtggcaaagagtttgatggttggtacccaagatcccaagttcgaatcctaggtAATTCAgcttttcagctaagtttattttctaaaaatgaaataaacaaagcgggtaacatgctacctatctctctctcaaaaaaactcaaaaaaaaaagaaagtaaattaAGTAGTTCTAAAACGGTCACTTAATATTCTTATCGGAGTCAAAAACACGTTACCACTAATGTAATGAATTAACATCATTTCAACGTTTTACATATAACAGATGTTGCTTCTACAACCCATTTTGGATTGTGATCTTCCAACTTTACCATCTAAGGACTAAGTTGTCTCCACACTTGTATAATCACCTTTCTTTTACactgaaaattaaaaagagtTGGCTGAGCTTTAGGATGATGAGTTGTAAGATTCCCACCCTTGGTGGATTGTAGagttaatattttatcttatatttgCTTTAAAGTATGAGGTTAAACAATTGACTAGGCCAAAGCATGATGTAAGGAGATCAAGTGAAATGCAAACAACTCAATGCTTTTACCTTTTTCTATTGATGATTGTAGCTGATGTGTCAAAACATTACAACTACAtaagctgaaaataaaatcatgtATTGAAAAAGCATTGTCATTTTTTATTTCCTATAAACCAATTTAGCTTGGCCAGCTAATTAACTTCCTACTCTGCAAGAGAGGCATATGGGGTTTTTGTCTCTGTCCATAGTGTGAGGTAATGTGGTGTGTAAATTATGCTTGATGAAGCTCCTGGCTCAACAAGTGTTCTCTCATTTGTATAATCATAGCTAAattctacttttatttgaaGGGATTAGAATTGCGTCTTTTGCTTGACATTTGAAACAACTTCTCTGTTTCAGAATGTACTTGTTATATATTTGACGAATAGGGTTTTTGGAGTGATGAGACTCTAGCAATAACTTTTCTAGATCACGGAAACAAAATGCTGCAATTtagattttctctttttttttagagagaaagacaACATGTTATTTATTTCGTTccttttttagaattaaatccaattagaaatgtgaagcaattaagcttcaaagtcgGACCTTAAATACCAATTATTAAGCTCTTAGCCAATTATACACTAGGCACGATGGATAGCAATTTTGAATTTCTATTATTGGACTGTTTGATTCCACTTAGTTGCTAAAGTAGTACAATTGTAACTACAtgagtattcaaattagatatttgatttgatatatttgaatttaattattgcCCTTAGAACTAAATGAGGAGACCCAACTGCAGTAGTTgtaaagagtaattttaaataaaaaataagcttacctctctaatcactttttcaataaaattttttttttctatattgaaGGTAATCCCACCATCACatatataaattgataaattttttaaaatgcacTTTTCAACTGCATACAATCAAACAATATTTGCgtgattataatattttctattacATTGAACCAAATATAATGCATTGTGTTTTCAGCTGTATACATCTGTAACTataatgtatttttaattaaatcaaatcaaatgttCCCCCTATGTTTAAGGACTTTTTGAGGAACTTACATTAATGAAAGGGAATAATTCCTTTTAAACAACATTTTAGCTCCATTTAAACCCACCATGCCCCAAGTAATTACCGACATAGCAGTTgtttaaaaaactttaaatattactccatttcgaaaatttaatgaattttttaaacTGATCTATTAGGTGTTCCTTATCAATCAGATCCACTAATTCTTACTATAAAACTCTCATTCTCTTGCATCTGTACAAAAGACAAAGAGACAATAGCAGATGAATCAATCAGTAATAGTTTGATAATTTGATTTATGTAGAGATTTGGTAAGATACTTAGGATGATTCATCTAGCTGTTCCTGGACACGTGGCAATCTTTGGCATGTGAGGagcgaaccgaacacgagcgagttggAGCTTaattgtgttcggctcgtttaataaacgagcaaACTCATTAAAATATCGAACTGAACATAAGCTAGCTTACGAGCTGatcaacgaacaataaattaaataaattagattgaataaatattaaaaataaatttgtaaattcttgcctattagatcaaaattagactttgatctaatggctgaaattttatatataaataaatttttttataattgagctcgctttatttttttttgctaaaaattaaataataaaaaaatatatatattatatatataattatttatttataaatataaaattattacataGATACTGGcttcaattgaaaaaaaaatattaaattatttaatataatttaagaaaattaattaattaaactaaaattaaaaagaacatttttcttaaaattaagcTTCTCCTAAAGGCACCTCCTCCACCACACCAAGACAAAATAATATTCCTCCCACTTTCCACCTAAAATACGCCATTCCGcacctaaaataaataaattaaaaaaaaaacatcctaTAATTCCAATGTGTGTTAATTCTCTCTCGTTACCACGATTATTGTCCCAACACAATAAGAACCTGAGAaacaaagattaaagaagaagaaaaggaaagaaaaaaaaaattgttttggtATTGTAAAAGGATAGAGATGGCCAAAGAAGGCCGCGAAATTGCGTcgtcggcggcagcggcggtggtgcCACTGCTTCGTCCACCACCGCAGAGGAAGGGCTCGTACGCACGGTGCCTCTCGCACGCCGGCGACGAGCTCAAGAGCTTCCGCACCTGCCTCCGGTGGATGTGCGTCGACCACTCCGACACGCTCCGCTCCGCTGTCTCCTGGTATCTTATATACGATACGACACGATACGACCGTTgttctctaaaaatttattagaaaataaaaattcaatcaaacagTGTATATTTAAAACTGCTTTCACCTTATGTGTGTGAACTTCAAACTCTAGTGATAGACCACTAacggtattttaatatttttatatattgaacaGGTCTATGTTCTTTTTCCTCTCGGCGGCGGTCCCCGCCGCCGACCACCTCCTCCTAATCCCCGCCTCCTCCCCTCGCCGCCGCTACGATGCGGTGGTGCAGctctccctctccgccgccgccgccctcgcctacctctccctctccggctTCGTCCGCCGCCacggcctccgccgcctcctcctcctcgaccgCCTCCGCCGCGACAGCGACCGCGTCCGCCGCGGCTACGCCGGCCAGCTCGGCCGCTCCTTCCGCCTCCTCGCGGCCTTCGTCCTCCCCTGCTGCGCCGCCGAGGCTGCCTACAAGGCCTTctggtggtggcggtggcgcTCCGCCGCCGGAGGGCGGTGGCCGGCgatcggcgccgccgccgcggcgtgCGTTCTGGAGCTGGCGTCTTGGGCGTACCGCACCgccatcttcttcctcgcctGCGTGCTCTTCCGCCTCATCTGCCACCTCCAGATCCTCCGCATGCACGACTTCGCCGCCGCCTTCCAGGCTGAGACCGACGTCGCCGCCGTGCTCAGGTGCGAAAATGAATAactgtaacaccccaatagtaTCACATCAgataaaaaagaatcaaaaaactctagtaataataaccgggcTTATTTAATATCAGGCAGCATATTCGCATACGGCAGCAGCTCAGTGTGATCAGCCACCGGTATCGGGGTTTCATCGTCTCCGCTCTGCTCCTTGTCACCGTGAGCCAGTTCGCCACTCTACTGCTTACCACGCGGCCTCATGCTCAAGTGAACATATACACCGCCGGCGAGCTCGCCGTAAGTTTCGGTCTCTTCGTTGAGTTGCGCTATTCGAATAAGCATCTAATTTTCGTATAACCTACTAGCACCGTAAATTTGTGCTCGCCGAGAGAGCTCGAACCCGCTGAGAGTGAGCCTtgaatctttatttattttcttttagtgCGCGCTTCAGTTGAAGCAGATACACAATGAAATgactttcctttttctttctgttgTGCAGTTGTGCTCGCTGGGGCTGGTGATGGGGATGCTGATGTGCCTGCGGAGCGCGGCGAAGATCACGCACAAGACGCAGGCGATCACAAGCCACGCCGCGGCGTGGCACGCCTGCGCCACCATCGACCCCTCCGACGCCGCCGACGACCCGGAGACCCACGCGAGAACCAACTGCGAAGAGGGGGACGGTTCTGATTccgacgacgaggacgacgaggaggaggaggaggaggagagggacgAGGATGATTTGGACGACGCAAAGCTCATGCCTACTAGTTATGCTATTGCCAGCACGGTCTCGTTCCAAAAGCGACAGGCGCTTGGTGAGCACTGCGTCTCAGAACTCGGATTAAATTTCGCGTCGTCGGTAACGTCCGACTAAGTTCTGCTTCTGCTTGCAGCAACAGAAATGTTATCCGTCTGCGAAACAGGAAAATGTAGAGCCTTGCAGCAGAAAAGCAGAACTGTTGCCTGAAGCCAAATTTGGCAACTAGTTCAGAGAGCAATGCAGTTCTCTCATCTGCATGCCATGCGAGATGAAACAGAACTAACACTTCTTGTTTGTGAAATCATCTTGAAAAACTGCAGTGACATACTTGGAGAACAACAGAGCAGGGATCACCGTGTTCGGATTCGTGGTCGACAGGACGTGGCTCCACGCCTTGTTCATGATCGAGTTCTCTCTCGTTACGTGGCTCCTCGGCAAAACCATCGGAATCTCTTAGAAGTGATCGATCAGTTCACTGGCTCGAATCGTAATAGTGACCGGTTGAACTGCGAAGAGCTCTTCCTGCAGAATTTTTGTTCACTTCCTTTTGGTGTCATCCTAATCTTGTTCTTTTATTCATCAGAAAATTTGCATGCTTGTGATTTACAGCTATACTGCTTCGAAGTAGCCCGTATTTTTGCTGATACATCCAATGTTTATATCTTCAGAAATAGTTTATATTTGCGCATTTGCACCTTCCATTGTGTCAGATTTTTGGAATGAATAGCCACAACAGAAGGGCACACCCATAGATATAAGTTATTTCTAAAGATATGTgaataaatagaatttttaaaagcTGTAAATACACAAAATTGGGCTATTTCCATTGGTACATTCATGAATCAAAAAAATGTATATGACTTAATTCTATGCTTATGGTAATACTGCAACAATGCAGAGTGTAAGGGGGGTTAAAAGACAATGTATATTTAATCCTCGTTCAGAATTCAAACTGCAACATGAGGATGAATTGTTCATGATtctaagttttccaaaaaaaaaaaaaaataccacttcaaaaaaacaaaaacaaaaacactgATAAGCCACGCGAAGCAGAAAAAAGAGATATTAAGCACGAGAAAATAGGGGGGGTTAAAAAGAACTTTCTGATTCACCCTTCAACACATCTTGATCAATCAGTCACTAAATGcagaaaattgtaaaaaaaaaatcattatgcATCCTTTGACATATTCTCCTTATTCCTCTATTCTCAACTCTTAACCTAAGATCTATAAGAATCTCGGGCCCGCTCTGGCATGCCACGCCTAAACGACACCAGCCCCAAACGCATCCCTGCTGGCGACGACCTAGGCGGCGTCCGATGCCCCAGATGCACCCGTCCGACCTGCGACCGGAAGTAAGCCAATCTCCTCCTATCGAAGCTGTATGGCCTATACCCATGTCTTCTATAGTCCCTTCCATCGACCACGTAATCCCCCAGCACCACCGCTCCCGGCATCAACGAGCTGATTGTACTGATCACATCCTGCTGCTCACTTTCGTCCTCCAGCTGCTTCCACTTCTGCTCGAGCACGGGGTCCACTGCACGAGGCTTCGCTTTGGGGTGCTCGGACCGAACGTGCTTGCACATCGCCTTAAACGTCCCGGAAAACGAGCAACCATCCTGCATGCAGCTTCTCTTCTTACGGTTCAGGTACTGCCTGACGGGCTCCACTACTGTCCATCCTTTAAGCTGGCTGCGGCAGAGAGGGCACGCAAGTTCAGTCGCCCCCTCCAACTCGTCGCCAGTTGCTTTTGTGCGGACCTTCGTGAACTGTTCAAAGCAGTTGGAGTGGCGGCGGCCGGTCCCGCACATGAAAGGGCGGCAGCCTTTGTCGTAGGAGGAACAGAGGAGGAGGACGGCATTGTGCGGATGCTCCAAGCATACCGGGCACGTTTCATCTTTCCGGTCCCCCTCAGCCACACCCAAAGGCACTTTCTTGCGTTTAGCTTTCCTCTTCATGCCGTTCCAATTAGAGGAACTAACACGAAGAGCGGACGTCGGCTGACAAGTCGCAGGCCTGGAATCCACTCTAGTTCTTGTCATGATGTCTTTGAAGCCTGAGAAGAAATATTATAGCCAATTCGAAAGTTCAATTCAACAAagctatagagagagagagagagagagagagagagagagagaaagagttgacAGATGAATGAAAATATTATCGGAATTATTCAAATCTCAATACTTGCTATGATAAATGATTTTAGGCATCTACATTGAAGATCCATAATGTTGAATGATATCAAGACACAGTGAAATGCTAGAAAACCAAAAGCAATAATTTCCAGacctaccgaccgtccctagagcaagtggcaaagggcttggtggttggtacccgagacccaagttcgaatcctagttgattcacatttctagctaaatttatttctaaataaaataaacgaagcgggtagcatgctacctatctctaaaaaaaaaataataataataataataataataataataataatttccaGACCTACCGACTGCACCTTGGTTaaaagcttgatggttggtatccaagcTCCCAAGTTTGaagctaattattttacatttcgagttgagtttattttttaaaaaataaacaaaacaaatagcttatctctctctctctctctctctctctcaaaaaaaaaaaaaaaaaaaaaaaaaaaaaactgggaCCTTTCTCATCTTAAGATCATATGCTCTCAAATTGGCACTACTGAAAATTGACACATGCAGATACAAAAGATTGATTGTTTAGAATAGTGTCTAATCTAGTTGAACATATCTATTGCAGAATAAGCTACAAATAAAACGATACTATATTTTCATATGCCCACACAACTTTTAATGTTCATTTTGTAGCAAACAAAATGacattatatgaaaattttcttttttgttatgtACACTAACATTGATTTCACAATAGAATAAGCTTATCTCTACATCATGTACATAAATGAGTATATTTGTATGTGTCATGATGTCATCTACAGCTTTCTTCTTGGACTAAGGGTAGCAGATGTTTATGTAGGGGGGAAATAAGAGAAAAGGGTTGCTCTTTCACAGAGCTTACCTTGCAATCTATGTAAAGAGACATAATTGTAGCACTCATCAACAAACAAAAGATAATAAACAGAGAGTACAAAAGATGGacaaaattaaagaattttaatgatttcaaaattaaacATGTAATAAAAGTAAGATCCTACAATTTGATTATGTGAATCTGTGAATTGCTAACGGACATTATCAAGTTATTATTTAGCTGGACAGAATCAGCTAGACTTGAGCAGAGTGTGCGAAAAGACTTACTAAGATTTATTGAAAGAAAGGTTTTCTTCGGCATTTCTCCCAATCAACTAGCGTATGAGGCTATAACTTAGGAGGTTTTTATAATGCCTTTCAAATAACATTAAAATGAGAGCCAAAGCTCTAAACTTATATAAAAAGTAATGCTCATAACACTTGAGGTGCGATAAATAGAAGCGCCTAAGGGATCACAATAGTAGATAATCAAAGCATGCAAAATAAAttgggaaacaaaaaaaaatctaaaatctaatcCTCAATTTCTAATAAACCAACAAGTCACCGATCAGTATACAAGCAGGATTACAACTAATTACAGAAATATAGTAGACAAGCATCAACAGGGCACAAAAATACACTCTCTAATTCCGAAATCCATAATGGCAACACTAAATGTGCCGAATCATATTACGGACAACATTTTGAATCTACTGCGGGAATTATCCCCTGTTCTACAATCCTAGAATTTTCTACTTgcacttattaaaaaaaactaatttatttCCACCCTTAACTAACCACC contains the following coding sequences:
- the LOC109725494 gene encoding probable transcription repressor OFP9; this translates as MEIFTLRRKRKKKKKSTKTLPNPTTTTTTTTNPSTRRCRALCCGSRPSVSSSSSSSSSSDSDRALASLAHGVVQARLERLIDEAAAPERGGGRRCVVLIAMDKASYDPRGDFRRSMWEVITAKGMMGEPRELRSLLNCYIAMNARELRRDILEAFHEVCSALFLRSR
- the LOC109725491 gene encoding uncharacterized protein LOC109725491 isoform X2 translates to MAKEGREIASSAAAAVVPLLRPPPQRKGSYARCLSHAGDELKSFRTCLRWMCVDHSDTLRSAVSWSMFFFLSAAVPAADHLLLIPASSPRRRYDAVVQLSLSAAAALAYLSLSGFVRRHGLRRLLLLDRLRRDSDRVRRGYAGQLGRSFRLLAAFVLPCCAAEAAYKAFWWWRWRSAAGGRWPAIGAAAAACVLELASWAYRTAIFFLACVLFRLICHLQILRMHDFAAAFQAETDVAAVLRQHIRIRQQLSVISHRYRGFIVSALLLVTVSQFATLLLTTRPHAQVNIYTAGELALCSLGLVMGMLMCLRSAAKITHKTQAITSHAAAWHACATIDPSDAADDPETHARTNCEEGDGSDSDDEDDEEEEEEERDEDDLDDAKLMPTSYAIASTVSFQKRQALATEMLSVCETGKCRALQQKSRTVA
- the LOC109725491 gene encoding uncharacterized protein LOC109725491 isoform X1 translates to MAKEGREIASSAAAAVVPLLRPPPQRKGSYARCLSHAGDELKSFRTCLRWMCVDHSDTLRSAVSWSMFFFLSAAVPAADHLLLIPASSPRRRYDAVVQLSLSAAAALAYLSLSGFVRRHGLRRLLLLDRLRRDSDRVRRGYAGQLGRSFRLLAAFVLPCCAAEAAYKAFWWWRWRSAAGGRWPAIGAAAAACVLELASWAYRTAIFFLACVLFRLICHLQILRMHDFAAAFQAETDVAAVLRQHIRIRQQLSVISHRYRGFIVSALLLVTVSQFATLLLTTRPHAQVNIYTAGELALCSLGLVMGMLMCLRSAAKITHKTQAITSHAAAWHACATIDPSDAADDPETHARTNCEEGDGSDSDDEDDEEEEEEERDEDDLDDAKLMPTSYAIASTVSFQKRQALVTYLENNRAGITVFGFVVDRTWLHALFMIEFSLVTWLLGKTIGIS
- the LOC109725493 gene encoding uncharacterized protein LOC109725493 isoform X2 gives rise to the protein MKRKAKRKKVPLGVAEGDRKDETCPVCLEHPHNAVLLLCSSYDKGCRPFMCGTGRRHSNCFEQFTKVRTKATGDELEGATELACPLCRSQLKGWTVVEPVRQYLNRKKRSCMQDGCSFSGTFKAMCKHVRSEHPKAKPRAVDPVLEQKWKQLEDESEQQDVISTISSLMPGAVVLGDYVVDGRDYRRHGYRPYSFDRRRLAYFRSQVGRVHLGHRTPPRSSPAGMRLGLVSFRRGMPERARDSYRS
- the LOC109725493 gene encoding uncharacterized protein LOC109725493 isoform X1, yielding MTRTRVDSRPATCQPTSALRVSSSNWNGMKRKAKRKKVPLGVAEGDRKDETCPVCLEHPHNAVLLLCSSYDKGCRPFMCGTGRRHSNCFEQFTKVRTKATGDELEGATELACPLCRSQLKGWTVVEPVRQYLNRKKRSCMQDGCSFSGTFKAMCKHVRSEHPKAKPRAVDPVLEQKWKQLEDESEQQDVISTISSLMPGAVVLGDYVVDGRDYRRHGYRPYSFDRRRLAYFRSQVGRVHLGHRTPPRSSPAGMRLGLVSFRRGMPERARDSYRS